AAAATAGTGTATTTAAATCTCTTCACGGCGATCTACATGAACATTACATCTTAATTGTAATCACCAAAATTTTACGTTATATTCATATACACCGGtagtgtattgtgtgttgtacCTCATACATTTATACGAGtagtttattttgtatacaACGGTTGGCCTTTTCAACCTTGTTTCCATTCGTTTTCCTGTTGGTGATTTTTTATTTAGGTGGttaattatgtattgtatttacGTTACATTACTGTGATTATTGTGAGGAACTCCGtgtattaatttgtatttactGTGAGGATAGCAGGCAttcatgtaataaaatatctaaattttgagTGATGTAAGTTTGTTTGTAAACCAAGCATCAGTCCGGCTTAATGCCAGGTGATTCTACAGTTAGTCAGCTACGGTacaatgtttatgtatattgataataaagTCCTTTGTTCATGATATGAATCGGAGAGGAAGAGTATTTCTAAAGCTTTGGTAGGGTGTGGCATCCATTCTTCAATAGCTCACAATAATATGGAATTAATTGAAACTTGCTCTTGTGGTTCGATAATTGCCTCTCTGAAATATGACAGTGATACATGTACTTCGCACAATCGAATAGCTCTATCTACTTATAAAGAAACGTGATGCTTAACATGTGGAAAGTCGGTTGTGGTCTGGGTAGATTGAATGGCAAATGCCCAGTTGGTTTAATGACcgagttttgtattttttccttatatatccctaatatcatatacatatgtcatgtGATCAATTCAACTGTTGATTAAAAGACCCATACACCTGACCTTGAAAACACAAACGACATAGAATATTAAAAACCTTCACTGAAATAAGCACTgacaattttaatatttattcgCCATGTTTCCTACGTCACAATCAATGTACTTTCGATGGtcatattatatcaatgtgtccGGATAGTCAGGCTGGTCCTGATGATGGTCAGTAATATCGTTTTGGCCGACACCTCTCTCAGATGTTTACTACTGCGCTTTTCCAAAGAGACAAACACATTCGCCACATTTCGTTTGGTCGATATGCATGAGTATGGTGAGTGCATATGCGTGTTCTGGGAGGCTgccgtatgttcgtgttaagtctccttgtgataggccggaacttttgccgatttatagtgctacctcactgaagtatactgccgaagacacccagcaggacaccccacccggtcacattatactgacaacgggcgaaccagtcgtcccactcctaatatgctgagcgctaagcaggagcagcaactaccattttaaaatgtctcggctaggggacaaaCCTAAATCCTTCAtcacagggacgaacgctcaattaaaggccaaaagtgagacagTGTCAAGGACGAATGCATTCCGCACGTGGGGGATGCCGTTCTTGAATGATCTTGTCTgttgaaaggacgttaaacaatacagaacatgtaaatacatactatatgattatgtatatttactgttgtgtttGTATTGGTTCTTTTACTTATAAACTACCAGAACAACGCACCACTGCTTGGAACATTTTAATGGCGGGTCACAACATTACAAACATGCGCAGTACACAAACCGGAACCATGCGGTTCTGTTATAGgaacgtactaacatcaggatAATGACCACGGATAGTAACGGATACATACATAACACTTTTCCCTCTCTCAAGAAAGGTTTCCCTTATCCATAATAACCTGTAATTAATTACAGCTTTCTTAGCtcacatgtttgttaaaattaaacaaattaaagttcGTAAGTTCAATGTCCAAAAAATCAACATGAATCTTTAACACAATAAACACTGAActaaacacatgtacactgcTATAAATTTAACAGTTTTCAATCAGACGCGATGGTTTGATTATATCACGACGCGGATTGCGATGTTCATGTGTCACATTGGTCGATGGATCAGTCTGATCAGTCTCTGGTGTAGTAGTAGCTACTTCACTGGTTTGAATCCTAATTGGACAATCTGCTGAAGGAATCCTCTGAGTACCAATGGTTGGATTAGGTAAGATACCTGGAAGACTGTCCAGAGAATTGTGAGTGTCTGGAACTGCTTGCTCTCTTGGTTCAAAGTTACAAGCTGGATCACATGTACGTATTTGATCCACATGTCTTTTCCATATAAGGTTGTCCACCTGAATGGTATATGTCATTGGTCCTAGCTTGCGGATAACAATACCTTTGATATATGAAGGTTTCTGTGGGTTTCCACGGTAGTCGCGAGTAATGACAATGTCACCAATTTCGAACAATCGTGTTTTTGACTCTGTTGGTGTAGTCTTTTGTTGAATTTTCCCAGAAAGATCCGGACGCATAATATCCAACCTGGTCCTCAACTTCCTTCCCAAGAATAGTTCACTGGGTGGAGTCTTAGTGAGACTATGTGGTGTTGTACGGTACGACAACAAAAACGAAGCAAGTTTCTGGTTCAGACTACTATCTGACTGAACCAGAGATTTCATAGCTTGCTTGAATGTACGTACAGCTCTCTCTGCCTCGCCGTTTGAGCTGGGGTGATAAGGTGCAGAAAGTATATGACGTACTCCATTTTCTTTCAAGAATGTGGCAAACTCTGCTGCAGTAAATTGCGGTCCATTATCTGAAACTAGTTCTTTGGGTAAACCATACGACGCGAATAGAAACCTCAACGCGTTGATAGTACTGGCTGTGGTCGTGGAAGACATGCGTATCACATCTAACCACTTTGAATGTGCATCGACCACTACCATGAACATTTCACTCATGAATGGTCCAGCAAAATCGATATGAATACGGTTCCATGGTGCTGACGGCCATCTCCAAGGGTTTGCAGGAGATTTCGGTGCATTTGGTAGTACTTTCTGACATGCCTCACAGCCCGACACTTTCCGTTCAATATCCACATCCATGTTTGGCCACCATGCATGTAACCGAGCCAGGGATTTCATTCTAACCATTCCTGGATGGTTGCTATGCAGTTCATCTAATATTTCACTTTGATATTGGTTCGGAATGATTACTCGTACTCCTCTGAGTAAGCATCCTTCCTCCATGGTCAGTTCATCACGAATTCTGTGATATGGTTTAAGTTCATCTCCCATTTCCACATTTGGCCATCCACTTCGGGTAAATTCCATTACGCGTGCCAAAGTTGTATCTCCTTTTATTGCCGCAGCGATACGCGTAGCAGTAACAGGTAAGCTGTTAACTTGCATTTTGTTCACTAACTGAGCTTCCTCATAGAACACATAGTTGTCGTCAACTCCACTTTCCTCCTCTTTCATAGGAAAACATGATAACACATCAGCATTTCCGTTTTTATCCGTTGAACGAAACTTTATGTCGAACTGGTACGCGGATAACTGTATCGCCCATCTTTGCAATCGAGACGCGGCCAAAACCGGAATGCCCTTCTTTGGTCCCAATATAGTTGTCAGCGGTTTATGGTCCGTCAATAGGGTAAAACGTCGCCCGTACAGATACTGGTGAAACCGTTGAATTCCAAAGATAATCGCTAACGCTTCTTTTTCTATCTGCGAATAATTCCTTTCCGCAGATGTCAAGGTGCGCGAAACATACGCTATGGGTTTGTCGTTCGACTCAATGGTGTGCGAGATAACAGCTCCAAGTCCATATGATGAAGCATCGACAGCTAACGTCAATGGTTTCTTTGGGTCATAATGTACCATAACTTCAGATGAAACCAAAAGTTTCTTGATAGTCTCACACGCATTCGCACATGTTGGGCTCCATTGCCATTCAACATCATTGGCAAGCAGATGAGTAAGAGGCTCAAGGACAGTCGCCATGTTGGGAATGAATTTCCGGTAATAATTCACAATACCGAGCCAAGATTGAAGTTCACGCTTATTCTGAGGATCAGCCAATTTCAAAATTGCTTCCACTTTTCTCGGTGAAGGGTGGATACCTTCTTTGTTGACTTTGAACGCGAAATATTCTACTTCATCGCGAAGGAAAAAACATTTGTCTTTCCGTAGTCGTATACCGAAATTTTCAAGTCGCTGTAGTGTCGTATGAAGATTGTGACGGTGTTCCACGTCAGATTTCCCCGTAATTAGAATATCATCTAATATGCATCCGACACCTTCAATTCCTTGCAGGACTTGATCCATTGTGCGTTGAAAAATAGCTGGTGCAGCCGCAACTCCAAATGGAAGACGCGTATACTGGTACAAACCTTGGTGTGTGTTTATGGTTACAAGGTTTCGCGACTCCTCGTCTAAGAGTACTTGTTGATACGCACTAGTCAAATCAAGTTTTGAGAACTGTTCACCACCATTCAACTTTGCAAACTCTTCACTTGTGGGTAAAGGATATTCTGGAACATCCAAGTAGGGATTGATAGTGACTTTATAGTCCCCACATATCCTCACAGATCCATCAGGCTTCAACACTGGTACAATAGGAGTGCCCCAATCAGAACTCTCCACTTTTCTGAGAATACCGGCCTTTTCCAAGCGTTCAAGCTCTTCACCAATCTTGTCCTTTAGAGCAAAAGGCACGGGCCTTGGTTTGAAAAACTTTGGTGTACAGTTATCTTTCAATCGAAGTGTCGCAGTTACACCTTTCACAGTACCAAGCTCTTCATTGAAAACCTTGTATTTCTGGAAGATTTCCTTCTCCAAGTTATCATGGATGGTGTACTTGATGGACTGCCAATTAAGTTTTAATTGACTTAACCAGTTCCTACCCAGCAATGCTGGTCCATCAGCTTTGACAACAAGTAATGGTAGCGATAGATGTTGGTCTtcatactgtacagtaacagaTTTTTCTCCGACAACTGGTAAAAGCTGACCGGTGTATGTTCTTAATACTGTTGATGACTTGTTAAGTTTTCCATCATACTTCTGTTTGTACTCCTTTTCCGACATCAACGAAACTGAAGCGCCAGTATCTAATTCCATTTTCTGTTGTTTGTTGTCAATTAacaaatcaatgtttatttcTTTATGACCACCAGAATTGATTGAGAATAGAGGCCATGAGTACTGTTGTTCAGTATCCTGGACACCAGAAGAATCCATGTCAGAATCCACAAAGTTGACCTTCGgactttttttcttcattttatgtCCCTTTTTGTTTCCTGGAGTACCaccagtactttcagtactttgatgtGATCGCGGTTTGTTTACATTCTGTCGCGATTTGTTGACATGACACATTTTACTCAGATGTCCGTTTTCGTGACATTTGTGACATTTGCTGTTTTTGTAGTAACAATTGTCTGCATTGTGATTGTTCTTACCACAACGAAAGCATTGTGTAAATACTTTGTGTGTCCTTTCCGCATTCTTACCATCATCAAACACTGTTTCCTTAAGTTTACGAGATTCGCTGTCATCCATCTCCATACTAATTGCAATGTCCATGGCTCTTTTCAATGTGAGATCAGATTCTGAGAGTAGTTTACGCTGTGTTGCAGTGGAGGATAATCCACACACGAATCTATCACGTATTGCATCGTTAAGAAAGCCTTCAAAATTACAATGTTCGCTTAATTTACGAAGTTCAGCTAAGAATTGACTCACCGTTTCTCCTTCCCTCTGTTTACGTTGGTGGAATTTGAACCTTTCCGCTATGACCAACGGTTTGGGTTTAAGGTGTGTGCCAATAGCCGTTTTCAGTTCATCGTACGTTTTATCACTGGGTTTTTCAGGACTCACTACATTCCGAATAAGTCCGTATGTCTTACTGCCACAAACAGTCAGTAATATGGAACGCTTTATAGCATCATCATCCACAGTGTTAGCCACAAAATAATGTTCTAAACGTTCGATATACTCGTCCCAATTCTGAGAATTCATATCGAATCCCTCGATATTTCCGTGTCTTACAGCCATACCTTGCAGTTTTTCTGTTTCAGGTGTTGTTCCGATGATAGTTTACGTCGATCCTCGTCGCCACTGTTGTGTTTGTATTGGTTCTTTTACTTATAAACTACCAGGACAACGCACCACTGCTTGGAACATTTTAATGGCGGGTCACAACATTACAAACATGCGCAGTACACAAACCGGAACCATGCGGTTCTGTTATAGgaacgtactaacatcaggatAATGACCACGGATAGTAACGGatacatacataacatttacaatattacatttgaattatattttgtatttaagggttaactgtaatattatttttacgttattgagcaataacacaaaaaaactggggtgtactctgaataaaccgcaaagcggtttatgaaaagcGTAATAAGGCGTTATATCGAAAGCATGTATGGATTAAGGCAAACTGAAGTACAAAGTAGATACATACAAGGAAGCAGTATCGCTATCAACAAACATCACGTTAGAATAACTATCAATTAGAATGAAATATAAGCATTAGGAATTAGGAATAGCAAATAAGAAAATAAGCATTTCGAATTTTGACCCTGTCGGCGTCCCATACATAATGGGACTTTCATGTGACTGTATGTAAGTGGGAATTATTAAAACAAAGACCTGAATAAACAAATGACGTAACAGACTTCACACTTTACCTCTGTATGAGAACTGAAATTCAAAATAAGGTAAAAAAAGAAGAACACAAAACATAGGAAAGGAATGAATACActttatttcattatgtttgAATGAATTTCCAACTCTCATTGCACAATCTACTGAAAGTACTAAGGCATTGTATTTCATACGGAAATATCTAAAATCAAAGATTTTGAAATTACACACGAAAGTATATCACCTTTTTATACTGAAAATAGTCAAATGATAGTTTACTCACTTACTTTAAAACATGAATGGGACATTAATGTTTTGTACAAACGGGACTTGTTTAAGTCTACAGATAATACACGACACAAATACAGCACAATTAGGTAGTTTAGTTTTAACAGAAAAACTGAGCGTGCATGTTATACAACTTGCTATTGATAAAGCGGTATAGAGTTTCAGAATGTGCataagagttgcctcccttctacttaaaatatttatgtaGAATAAAAAGGAAAGCGAGTTTTATTTTGCTTaaaatgtaattgtttatattacatttattaacAGACAGGTATTGTCATATATCAAGTTAGGTGATCAAAATCCTactagaaaaaaataaattggaATTAATGTAATGTCATCAAAATCGAATAAAAAGTAGTTAATTTCACAAGATGCCAGAGAAGGAACAGTCGaggaaaaacacatttcatcaaGCTTGATTGAATGATCAGAAGTTTTCCTAAAGAAAGATTACATTTTTAATACAACTGTACGGTAATCTATacagcagaataatgttgaatatCGGTCACAAATAAACATCTTCAAACTTGCATACATCTAGTCATGTAATATTCGAAATGTTTGTCTCAACATGTAGTTTCTTAAAATTACCAATAATTTCCTGTAGATGCTAACAGTTACTGTATCATGATATTCCGTACAAGGcgggataaaaaaaataagcgTGCGTGACTGGTATTTACTTTTATCTGTTACAAGATCCCGTGCGTGCCTCGTGCAAGTTAAACAACAATGATAAGCTGATCTGTTCACCATTTTACTAGATATAAGCTACAGATTAACTATGTACCGCAAGAGTAAATTTGACTTCCACTCTGATCatatataatacctaccttACATACTTCGTTCGAACAACTTAAATAGGCTTgaatgttatttttcaaatgtatacTAGAAAGATAAGTACATGAATGCATGGAAATATACAGGAAATGAATGTGTACCATGGAAATATACAGGAAATGAATGTGtaccatgtaaatatacaggaaATGAATGTGTACCATGGAAATATACAGGAAATGAATGTGTACCATGGAAATATACAGGAAATGAATATGTACCATTGAAATATACAGGAAATGAATGTGTACCATGGAAATATACAGGAAATGAATGTGTACCATGGAAATATACAGGAAATGAATGTGTACCATTGAAATATACAGGAAATGAATGTGTACCATGCATAAATACAGGAAATGAATGTGTACCATGGAAATATACAGGAAATGAATGTGTACCATGCATAAATATGGTCGTTATATGGAGTAATAAGTGACATGTGAGAATTTTGAAGATTTCTAAATTTTCATAACTGATGTCTCTAACTAGCTACAAACTTATAACTAAAGGTTATCTTGAGACTCTGACGGCATATGtgtatatgccatcatgtggttaggcttttctccacctccaaaacctggcacgtccttaaatgaccctggctgttaaaaggacgttaaacaaaaacaaaccaaaccaaactatgtTATTgtgtatcattgtattattattattggagatgtcgtttataagttggtaaaacttgctgactaatccctttatcattttatgtcaataaaatatgtttaaactaaaactcTGACTgccatattgatataaagtaaATAACTACTACTCCTCTGGAAATAATAAacattgtttgattttattttcacaacGTTAATCGTTTCTAACAAAGCAATGCCACTTTAAGTTACAATATCTACAACAAAATGCTATCGGTACTTGTTGAAATTTCAGGTCTCctgatgaagtaaatcggtgTTTCTGCAGAGCTGAGGTGATTGTTGAGGTTCAAATGTCGCTTACCAGATGATTTCTCTGTAGTACATCTTTTGTAGAAAATAAGTCTGATCAATATAGATTCATTTCTTGTTACGCAAAAACATCATTGTATTTGAATACACGTGGCATTTTATggatacaaatatacatgtacagtttttaaatatttacacgAGTTAGTAGTAATATATAGCCATAAACCCTCGTTCTTTTAGCATTTAGTTAACAATTGTTTATTAAAAATGATCaaaatctatgtacatgtatatatgtacatgtatgaaccAATTTCTTACTTGTTTCCCTTAACATCAAATTCGTTTTTTCCAGGTCATTGTTCTCAAGAGGCATTGATGCCTATAGCAGTTTCACGTGATATTACAGAATAATTGGTAAGAAAATAATacaacattttaagaaataacttaatatttaataatgaaaTTCTTCGGCCACCTTCATAAAGGTGAGCCAGTTTTCCGCCATTACcttgttgtgttgttttgttagatACATTTTTGATTGAACAGAGCTTGCTGCTTTTAGGTGGCTTTTAATGAGAAAACACAATAGGTTATTATATTTACGAAGAAGTGGAAAAATTAATATTAACCCTTTATGCTCACTCGACATGAGAAGCAGTTTTCGTACGGTACGTATTTATCGGTATCACTCGAATCCAGCTCGAAACAAAGTAAAAACTATTTAGGTTATCTTATCACAATTCAAATTCCGTATTGATAACACTACATtaacataaatacatacatgtagacaataaataaaaaaaaatataaacaaatttaatcAATTACATAAATAAAGAGTGTGTAATGATAAATGATAGTAGAAAGAATGTGGAGAAAAATGAATGACGCAAGAAAGCCCTCTGGCGAGTGGACAATGCTTGTAATGTATAATTAAACTACGTCTTgccagaataaaaaaaaataaaataaataaattcgtTTATTAACAGACAGGTATTGTCATATATCAAGTTAGGTGATCAAAATCCTactagaaataaataaattggaaTTAATGTAATGTCATCAAAATCGAATAAAAAATAGTTAATTTCACAAGATGCCAGAGAAGGAACAGTCGaggaaaaacacatttcatcaaGCTTGATTGAATGATCAGAAGTTTTCCTAAAGAAAGATTACATTCTTAATACAACTGTACGGTAATCTATacagcagaataatgttgaatatCGGTCACAAATAAACATCTACAAACTTGCATACATCTAGTCATGTAATATTCGAAATGTTTGTCTCAACATGTAGTTTCTTAAAATTACCAATAATTTCCTGTAGATGCTAACAGTTACTGTATCATGATATTCCGTACAAGgcgggataaaaaaaaataagcgTGCGTGACTGGTATTTACTTTAATCTGTTACAAGATCCCGTGTGTGCCTCGTGCAAGTTAAACAACAATGATAAGCTGATCTGTTCACCATTTTACTAGATATAAGCTACAGATTAACTATGTACCGCAAGAGTAAATTTGACTTCCACTCTGATCatatataatacctaccttACATACTTCGTTCGAACAACTTCAATAGGTTTgaatgttatttttcaaatgtatacTAGAAAGATAAGTACatgaatgcatgtaaatatacaggaaATGAATGTGTACCATGGAAATATACAGGAAATGAATGTGtaccatgtaaatatacaggaaATGAATGTGTACCATGGAAATATACAGGAAATGAATATGTACCATGGAAATATACAGGAAATGAATGTGTACCATGGAAATATACAGGAAATTAATGTGTACCATGGAAATATACAGGAAATGAATGTGTACCATGGAAATATACAGGAAATGAATGTGTACCATTGAAATATACAGGAAATGAATGTGTACCATGCATAAATACAGGAAATGAATGTGTACCATGGAAATATACAGGAAATGAATGTGTACCATGCATAAATATGGTCGTTATATGGAGTAATAAGTGACATGTGAGAATTTTGAAGATTTCTAAATTTTCATAACTGATGTCTCTAACTAGCTACAAACTTATAACTAAAGGTTATCTTGAGACTCTGACGGCATATGtgtatatgccatcatgtggttaggcttttctccacctccaaaacctggcacgtccttaaatgaccctggctgttaataggacgttaaacaaaaacaaaccaaaccaaactatgtTATTgtgtatcattgtattattattattggagatgtcgtttataagttggtaaaacttgctgactaatccctttatcattttatgtcaataaaatatgtttaaactaaaactcTGACTGCCATATTGATGTAAAGTAAATAACTACTACTCCTCTGGAAATAACATacattgtttgattttattttcacaacGTTAATCGTTTCTAACAAAGCAGTGTCACTTT
This genomic stretch from Pecten maximus chromosome 13, xPecMax1.1, whole genome shotgun sequence harbors:
- the LOC117340484 gene encoding uncharacterized protein K02A2.6-like — translated: MNSQNWDEYIERLEHYFVANTVDDDAIKRSILLTVCGSKTYGLIRNVVSPEKPSDKTYDELKTAIGTHLKPKPLVIAERFKFHQRKQREGETVSQFLAELRKLSEHCNFEGFLNDAIRDRFVCGLSSTATQRKLLSESDLTLKRAMDIAISMEMDDSESRKLKETVFDDGKNAERTHKVFTQCFRCGKNNHNADNCYYKNSKCHKCHENGHLSKMCHVNKSRQNVNKPRSHQSTESTGGTPGNKKGHKMKKKSPKVNFVDSDMDSSGVQDTEQQYSWPLFSINSGGHKEINIDLLIDNKQQKMELDTGASVSLMSEKEYKQKYDGKLNKSSTVLRTYTGQLLPVVGEKSVTVQYEDQHLSLPLLVVKADGPALLGRNWLSQLKLNWQSIKYTIHDNLEKEIFQKYKVFNEELGTVKGVTATLRLKDNCTPKFFKPRPVPFALKDKIGEELERLEKAGILRKVESSDWGTPIVPVLKPDGSVRICGDYKVTINPYLDVPEYPLPTSEEFAKLNGGEQFSKLDLTSAYQQVLLDEESRNLVTINTHQGLYQYTRLPFGVAAAPAIFQRTMDQVLQGIEGVGCILDDILITGKSDVEHRHNLHTTLQRLENFGIRLRKDKCFFLRDEVEYFAFKVNKEGIHPSPRKVEAILKLADPQNKRELQSWLGIVNYYRKFIPNMATVLEPLTHLLANDVEWQWSPTCANACETIKKLLVSSEVMVHYDPKKPLTLAVDASSYGLGAVISHTIESNDKPIAYVSRTLTSAERNYSQIEKEALAIIFGIQRFHQYLYGRRFTLLTDHKPLTTILGPKKGIPVLAASRLQRWAIQLSAYQFDIKFRSTDKNGNADVLSCFPMKEEESGVDDNYVFYEEAQLVNKMQVNSLPVTATRIAAAIKGDTTLARVMEFTRSGWPNVEMGDELKPYHRIRDELTMEEGCLLRGVRVIIPNQYQSEILDELHSNHPGMVRMKSLARLHAWWPNMDVDIERKVSGCEACQKVLPNAPKSPANPWRWPSAPWNRIHIDFAGPFMSEMFMVVVDAHSKWLDVIRMSSTTTASTINALRFLFASYGLPKELVSDNGPQFTAAEFATFLKENGVRHILSAPYHPSSNGEAERAVRTFKQAMKSLVQSDSSLNQKLASFLLSYRTTPHSLTKTPPSELFLGRKLRTRLDIMRPDLSGKIQQKTTPTESKTRLFEIGDIVITRDYRGNPQKPSYIKGIVIRKLGPMTYTIQVDNLIWKRHVDQIRTCDPACNFEPREQAVPDTHNSLDSLPGILPNPTIGTQRIPSADCPIRIQTSEVATTTPETDQTDPSTNVTHEHRNPRRDIIKPSRLIENC